Part of the Drosophila pseudoobscura strain MV-25-SWS-2005 chromosome 2, UCI_Dpse_MV25, whole genome shotgun sequence genome, AAAGAACTCATTCCAGAACTCGGAGCTCTCCGTGCTGGGATCCTCGCCACGGAACAAGAGCTCGTATATGTACACGACctgttaattaatttaaatttaataaaatatgcaaatgggtGTGGGCGGGTCAGATTTATGGGCGAAGTGAACCTTCTCCTTGGGGCGTTTCGTtgagccgctgccgctgcgttTTCGCGAGGTCATGATGGCTGAGCTGCTGCAAGTCCGTTGCTTTGGGGTGTCCACTGTGCCGGCCTTGATTTTAACGCCAATATGCTGAATATGTACGTGTATTTGGCAAATTAGTCTTCTATTTGCTCCCAATATTTATTCTTGCTGGCAATTTGAGCCATTGGGGCCAgtccctcagaaatataccgaaaaatataccgtctcattttcaaaaaatacTGATGAATTATTCAAGTTCCGTCGTACATATTCcacgtttttgatattccgtcgagtATTACTTGCTAGATAGAAGCCTCAGcgctgcccacataattttaccAGATTAATAGATCAGTTTTTTTCTTGACTGGCTggttttaaatacttgactttaattgtttttgcctaAATTTTTGTGTTTCAACAACAATACACCGCCTCGTCTGATGAAAAACCGAAcgtagcccacttaagccccctttatttaaacagttcaatTACTGGAGGTAAATGGTGGAAAATATTAatgattgtaaattcttcctGTAGATTCATGCCATCTTTCCTCTGAATTTAACCTGAACTGCGCAAAAATGATTAAACTTTCATTATTTTCCGaggaaaatttaaaaattttcgttaatcgttctccgtcaaggattggaaatATTACCACatagatagaacatttagccatgcccacctACTTTTATCCAATTATTTAACCTATCTtaaaaattttcttttattggaCCACCGGAATGTGCATAtgaaaaatttgtataaaagaCTCGCTAGAATATCTCAGCTATTTTTAAGCGCATTTTGGGCGAAAGATATCGTCGTGAAGAGGAAGGATAGGATGGATCCATAGGAAGAATTTTCCCTCTCGCCTTTTTAAATAGAGTGCGGTTAAGAGGACTAAGCTCTTTTTTTCAACGGTTtattacggtatattttgagaATAAGAaagtatatttcggtatatttctgattcTGAAAATCTGTCAACACTGCTCGCAGCTGTTCCTAACACGCAGTAAGTCGTGCCCGTGTGTTTTCGAATTTCACAAGAACTGTGCTACAATTTCTATCGACTTTTACTGAAAGATTTATTGCAAATTAGAGATGTCGCTGGTACGAAACTCATCCAAATTGCTGGTGTCTCAGCTGAAGCGTGTGCAGAGCGTCCCCGTGGCATTGTATCACGAAAATGTAAGTTGTCTTCTGCTTCCACCCGGAAGGTTCTTTCGTAATAAATACTGTTCCATATagtattttgttttcgttttgggaGACAGCGCGTTGCTTGCGGCACGCACATAGATAACAATGATAAGGGAATAACCAGCCTTTTTCTTTATCTTTCCCTTTGCCGCCAGGTCGTTGAACACTACGAGAACCCACGCAATGTGGGATCGTTGGACAAGAAGGACACCACTGTCGGCACCGGTCTGGTGGGAGCACCCGCTTGCGGCGATGTTATGAAACTGCAAATCAAAGTAGATGATAATGGAAAAATCATTGATGCAAAGTTCAAGACATTTGGCTGCGGCTCGGCAATTGCCAGCAGTTCTTTGGCCACCGAATGGGTCAAGGGCAAGTCCATTGACGAAGCTGGTCAGCTGAAGAACACAGACATTGCCAAGGAGCTGCGTCTGCCCCCCGTCAAGCTGCACTGCTCCATGCTGGCTGAGGATGCCATCAAGGCCGCGTTGGCCGACTACAAGGtcaagcagcagaagaaggctgcCAACTAGAGAGCTTGTAAACCGAATCTGTGAATGTAGTCGGAGCGTATTCAATAGGaaacgtacatatataaaggAACCACTACTAAAAACAATTATGAGTAAtctacaatacaatacaatataataTAGAGTATTTTTGCATTAGATCATAGTGTGAGGTGCTCTGTGAGTGGTAAGTGTATTCGTTTGGTAAAGCACTCGAACAAACTGATTAATGTTCTGATTTTACAGATTGGTCGAGTGACTGCTGATAAGTGAATAAGGAAGTAAAGGATGCGTTGAGCGTTTGAATGATTGTCTAAGAGTGtgttttaaaaaaaagaagatctAATTGTATTGCTAaattttctgttctgttctgctaaTATAGAAACCTTCAATCGAAGAGTAATAAACTGTTCCCGTTGGaataaaataatatgaatataatttaTTGCACCTGTTAAAACGTACAAGTCATTAAAAATCGTTTATCCACTGGAGGGGGTGTGGTGTTCTTAGGAGAGGCGCACGCTCACTCCACCGCCGCACTCGCCCTTTGACTTCATCTCAAAGGctgaaaattaataattagATCTATAATATCTGTAATATTATATATCTGTGAGAAACTTACGATCATCGGCATGCTGGCAATTGTAATTGGACATCACACACGGGCTACCAAATGTGAGCAGGCGCTCCTTGCTGCTGTTCTTGGACTTGGCACAGACCGGCTCGTAGTCATCGCCGCAGGAGCGCTGGCAGCTATTGGCCTGCTTCTTCGTGTCCTTGGCTGGAACAGCCAGGGCAAAGGCCAACAGGCACAGGGCTAGATGCATGAGAGATTGTTATAGCGTTAAAGACCGCGTGAGTACGATAGCTTTACTATATAGGTACATATACAAATGTGTTTACCtagaaaagcaaacagagcGAAACGCATTGTGTATACAAGTATTCGAAGATTCCCAGAAAACTGTCGCAAAAACCGGCTTGGCTTCGAGTCGCGTTAGAATTGAACTGAATTTTAGACAACGAGATTGATCAGCTTTATATACGAGGCCGCAGCTCAAAAGCCCAGCTCTCGCGAACAATAGCCGGACCGACCACCACATATACAATACAGATGTATATAGCACGTATATATGTACGAAAATACTTACCATTTATATGATCTATTGTGCTGATGAGAAGCTCTCACCtcaacccacacacaaaaattgatGTGTACGAGAGTATTAAAAAGCATTCAAGTAAACATAGAGTGCACTTGGCTGTGTTTTCGCCGGGGAGATATGACAATGACGGGTCAACaagatgataatgatgatgctgctgctgctgttggtcaGCAATTTGGATAGAATAGATAATGGGTTTGATCAGGCTGACTACGAGTATGGGCGGTTTTTGCTTGTGCGACACGCGTCGATCGGTTTGAAGCGGTTTTCATCACTCCAAACTACATACAATATCCGTAGATACATCTATGGAAGAGGATTACAATTATAATTGGTAATACTCGGGAGAATAATGAATTTATAAGAATAAGCAACATTCATTAGCGGATATCTTAGGTATATTAAATGTAAGCTTGGCCATTATAGTTTTCGGATCATTGTATAGTAGTCATGTAACCCAGTGACAATAAAATTGTGAGGGCGTTAAGTTCAATTGGAACGTCAATCAGACATTATACTGACCATAGAATGAATCCCCCCTCCTAAGCTTAATGAAAGCAGGCTGACAAAATAATTTTGGATCAACCCACTGTTATTTATGTCAATCATGAAATAGTTCTGTCTAATTAAGTTCCGTCATTTGCAATGGGAGTATAAAGTCGATAAGATGGCTAAGTTTTATTCCAAAAATTAAAACGCATTTGTATTTCCTTCCTGTTGGGTATTGGTTCGAGTCCTTCGCAATAGACCCTAATGCTTCACGATATCCCTAAATCGTTCAATATCTCGTGCACACAGAGAGGACAAACAGACAAATCAACTTCAAAAACAATAAAGTGTACGACCTGTTGTCCCTGGCTG contains:
- the IscU gene encoding iron-sulfur cluster assembly scaffold protein IscU is translated as MSLVRNSSKLLVSQLKRVQSVPVALYHENVVEHYENPRNVGSLDKKDTTVGTGLVGAPACGDVMKLQIKVDDNGKIIDAKFKTFGCGSAIASSSLATEWVKGKSIDEAGQLKNTDIAKELRLPPVKLHCSMLAEDAIKAALADYKVKQQKKAAN
- the LOC4802629 gene encoding vasotab, encoding MRFALFAFLALCLLAFALAVPAKDTKKQANSCQRSCGDDYEPVCAKSKNSSKERLLTFGSPCVMSNYNCQHADDPFEMKSKGECGGGVSVRLS